The sequence below is a genomic window from Methylotuvimicrobium alcaliphilum 20Z.
ATTAGATTTGAAAAAAAATGAAAGAAAAATTGGAACCGTTTCCCTACGTTCATTAATCTTTCCATTTAATATTGCAGCCTATACTCGGAATTTGCTGCGAATCGATAGACTTTCCAGCCAGTAAATTATCCAATGCCGCGCGTAAATCGCTGCCGGTCAGCGGTACATCGTTTTTAGGGGTCGATCCGTCCAAGCGCCCGCGATAAACACAAGATAGGGCTGCATCGAATACATAGATATCCGGCGTACAAGCGGCTTGATAAGCTTTTGCAACAGACTGGCTTTCATCGTAAAGATAAGCGGCGAAAGGGTTACCCCATTCTCGCATCATTGTGTGCATTTTATCCGGCGCGTCCTGCGGATAATTGATAATGTCATTGGCGCTAATTGCAATCGTGCTAATGCCTTGTTGCGCATATTGCTTGGCAATAGCGATCAATTGATCTTTGACATGCAGAACATAAGGGCAATGATTACACATGAAGAGAATCACCGTACCTTTTTCTCCTTTCAATTCTTGAAGCGTTTTACTCGTTCCGGTCACGGTATCGGGTAATTTGAAATCCGGCGCACGGGTTCCTAAAGGCATCATATTAGATTCGGTCGCTGCCATTCTATACTCTCCTATGTCTTACTTGGATA
It includes:
- a CDS encoding thioredoxin family protein, whose translation is MAATESNMMPLGTRAPDFKLPDTVTGTSKTLQELKGEKGTVILFMCNHCPYVLHVKDQLIAIAKQYAQQGISTIAISANDIINYPQDAPDKMHTMMREWGNPFAAYLYDESQSVAKAYQAACTPDIYVFDAALSCVYRGRLDGSTPKNDVPLTGSDLRAALDNLLAGKSIDSQQIPSIGCNIKWKD